A window of Cryptomeria japonica chromosome 3, Sugi_1.0, whole genome shotgun sequence contains these coding sequences:
- the LOC131040683 gene encoding F-box/LRR-repeat protein 3 yields the protein MKRAAVQCSSIMGILDDEILVTILDKLQDSTDRKSWCLVSKRFFFLEARSRKEVQIMRSELLPRILQRYSKIQHLDLSLCSQITDESLGRVARIIGNHLLSINLSNLRTFTHLGIAQLVESCQSLVEVDLSNCTEFTDYAAEAIAHAQNLQSLKLVKCKQISDMGLGCIAVGCRKLHTLSLKWCVGVTDLGVQLVAVKCKELRNLDISYLQITNKCLESLTCLSHLENLALVGCVRVGDEGLIYLRNKSLQGLDVSKCRNISSTGIVNLASVSPELRQLTLAYCIPITSDLASSQTFKRLQIIKFDGCKISSTALESFGRSCKHLRELSLSKCIGVTDEELKRFLAYCIELNKLDLTCCHDLTDVALLAVARSCRHLSSLKIESCHLVTEKSLTMLGPGCPFLQELDLTDCSVNNTGLESLARCSELTTLKLGFCPNISDEGIIHIGARCSNLQELDLYRSTGVGDAGIAVISNSCPGLKSINLSYCTHVSDDSLKSISQLHKLHNLEIRGCSGISSTGLSAIALGCKRIAELDIKRCYNVDDAGILAIANSCRNLRQVNLSYCPVSDVGLSALASLLCLQNAKLVHLRNVTINGFISTLLACKSLKKLKLLEFLKFKLPRPLIKHLEAHGCTIRWMDKPFVM from the exons ATGAAGAGAGCGGCTGTCCAGTGTAGCTCAATCATGGGTATCCTGGATGATGAGATCCTTGTAACTATTCTTGACAAACTACAGGATTCCACAGACAGAAAGTCATGGTGCCTAGTCAGCAAACGTTTTTTCTTTTTGGAAGCAAGGTCTAGGAAGGAAGTACAGATAATGAGATCAGAGTTGCTACCCAGGATTTTGCAACGATACAGCAAGATTCAGCATTTAGATCTATCCCTTTGTTCCCAGATCACAGATGAAAGTTTAGGGCGTGTGGCTCGCATCATTGGGAATCATTTACTTTCCATCAACCTCTCAAATTTGAGGACTTTCACTCACTTGGGTATAGCACAGCTGGTTGAAAGTTGTCAATCTTTGGTTGAGGTTGATCTTTCCAATTGCACTGAATTCACAGATTATGCAGCTGAAGCTATAGCACATGCTCAGAACTTGCAATCGTTGAAGCTAGTGAAATGCAAACAAATCAGTGACATGGGTCTTGGATGCATAGCTGTTGGATGCAGGAAGTTGCACACTCTGAGTCTTAAGTGGTGTGTAGGGGTCACAGATCTTGGAGTTCAGCTGGTTGCTGTCAAATGCAAGGAGCTGCGGAATCTTGATATTTCTTACTTACAG ATAACCAACAAATGTCTTGAATCTCTTACATGTCTGAGTCATCTTGAGAACTTAGCATTGGTTGGATGTGTCAGAGTGGGTGATGAAGGCCTTATTTATCTCAGGAACAAATCTTTACAG GGACTGGATGTTTCAAAGTGTCGCAATATCAGCTCTACTGGAATAGTCAATCTTGCAAGTGTTTCCCCAGAGTTGCGCCAACTTACTCTTGCCTATTGTATACCA ATTACAAGCGATCTTGCAAGCTCTCAAACTTTTAAGAGACTGCAAATAATCAAATTTGACGGTTGTAAAATTTCTAGCACTGCACTGGAGTCTTTTGGTAGGAGCTGCAAACATTTGAGGGAATTGAGCTTAAGCAAGTGCATTGGAGTCACAGATGAAGAAttgaaaagatttttggcatactgtATAGAGCTGAACAAATTAGATCTTACGTGCTGCCATGATCTAACTGATGTTGCTTTATTAGCTGTTGCAAGATCATGTAGACATCTTTCATCTCTTAAGATCGAATCTTGTCACTTGGTTACAGAAAAGAGTTTGACAATGCTAGGGCCGGGGTGTCCTTTTCTGCAAGAACTTGACCTTACTGACTGCAGTGTAAACAACACAG GATTGGAATCCCTTGCTAGGTGCTCTGAATTAACCACTTTGAAGCTAGGATTCTGCCCAAATATATCTGATGAGGGGATCATCCATATAGGCGCACGTTGCTCAAATCTCCAAGAACTTGATCTGTACAG ATCTACAGGTGTTGGTGATGCTGGAATTGCAGTAATCTCTAACAGTTGCCCAGGGTTAAAGAGCATAAACCTTTCTTACTGCACACATGTTAGTGATGATTCTCTGAAGTCTATCTCACAACTGCATAAACTTCATAACCTTGAAATCCGAGGTTGCTCTGGTATTTCATCTACTGGTCTTTCAGCAATTGCTTTAGGATGCAAGCGCATTGCTGAATTAGATATCAAAAGGTGCTACAATGTGGATGATGCTGGGATATTGGCGATAGCAAATTCATGTCGGAACTTACGACAG GTAAATCTTTCATATTGTCCAGTCTCAGATGTTGGATTGTCAGCATTGGCAAGCCTTCTTTGCTTACAGAATGCAAAGTTGGTTCATTTGAGGAATGTAACTATTAATGGCTTTATTTCTACTCTGTTGGCTTGCAAGAGTTTAAAGAAACTAAAGCTTCTTGAATTCTTAAAGTTTAAATTACCACGTCCTCTAATTAAGCACTTAGAAGCCCACGGGTGCACTATTCGCTGGATGGATAAACCTTTTGTGATGTAA